CTCGGTGAGATCGGTGCCAAAGCGCTGCCCCAGATCCTCATATCTCTTCGCCTCGCCAAGACCATCGCTCGCGCGCGTACCGTAGGCGCGCACCAGCCGCAGCGCATGATCTTCATCGACAAAAGGCCAACGGCGGCGCAATTGCGCCACCTGCGCATCGATGCCGTTATAGGGAAACATGCCGCCTGGCAGCGGGGCAGTGGCCGTCCACGGCCGCGTCGGCTCGAACACATGGGCAAGCTTTTTCATCGCCGCTTCCGCCAGCTTGCGATAGGTCGTGATCTTGCCGCCATAAATCGTCAAGAGCGGTGCATTGCCGTAGCTCTTGTCGAAATCGAGATGATAATCACGCGTGACATCTTCTGGTTTCTTCGATCCGTCGTCGTAGAGCGAACGCACACCGGCAAAGGCATGGACGATATCCGCCGGCGTCACGGGATTGCGGAAATAGCGCGAGGCGGTTTCGCAGAGATATGCGATCTCACCCGCCGAAGGCGCGGCGGCGGCAGGATCGCCCTTGAAATTCTCATCGGTCGTGCCAATCAGCGTGAAGTCCCGCTCATAAGGCAGCGCAAACACGACGCGACGATCCGGATTCTGGAAAATGTAAGCGGTGTGGTGATCGAACAGCCGCTGCACGACGATGTGGCTGCCCTTGACGAGCCGCACGCGTGGCGGTCCCTCGACACGAACCACGGTTTCGGCCACTAGGCCGACCCAAGGGCCAGCGGCATTCACCAATGCCCGCGCAGTGATGCTCTCACTGGCGCCGCGCGTATTCAGCACCAGCCGCCAGATATCGCTGCGCTCGGCACGCACGCATTTCGTGCGCGTGCGGATGGTGGCTCCGCGCTCGGCGGCGTCGAGGGCATTCAGCACCACGAGCCGTGCGTCATCGACCCAGCAATCCGAATAGAGAAAGCCAAAATCGTAGGCGCGCTTGAGCGGCTCGCCCAAAACATTGTGGGTCAGATCGACGACCTGCGTTGCAGGGAGAATTTTTCGGCCGCCGAGATGATCGTAGATGAACAACCCGAGCCGCAGCCACAGCGGCGAGCGCATCTCCGACTGGGGCGGCAGGAGAAAGCGCATCGGCCGGATGATATGGGGCGCGTTGCGCAGGAGCACCTCACGCTCCTTCAGCGCCTCGCGGACAAGGAGAAAGGCGCCGTGCTCCAGATAGCGCAAGCCGCCATGGATCAGCTTGGTCGAGGCCGAGGAGGTGCCGGACGCAAGGTCTGCCTGCTCGACCAGCAGCACCCGCAGGCCCCGGCCGGCTGCATCGCGGGCCAGCCCTGCGCCGTTGATGCCGCCGCCGATGATGGCGAGATCGAAATCAGCCATCTGTTCCCTTGGTTCTCCTCAATGCCGGTAACATTTTTTTTAGGACGTTAGCATGACGTCACAAAACCCGTCCGCCAAGGGATGAGGCTCGCAAATCAGCCTTAAACGTCTATATAAATGAATAGGTCTGCATTTCGGCGCGGACTTTACCGGAATCTCCGGTGCGGGGGTTCAGCTATTGCCTTCACTATCGCGGCGACCGCGCGAAGGGAATGTCTGAGCCAATGCACGCCGGATCAATGAAGTGCTAGTGTCCTTCGAATCCACCATTCGCTTGAGAAGGCGCTGCAAGACGGAGCGAACTTCGGGTTCGGAACGAGGATGCCTGCCCCCCGCCTGCTTGTGATCGAGGGTAATACTTCCGACGGACGTGCTTTGCTCAAAGCGGCCGGCGGCGAGGCACCGAGCGAAGGCTACGCCAATCTATTGCGCGAATTCCTGCCGCAAGCCACCATCGACATCTGCTATCCCGCCGATCCCGGCGCCAACCTGCCCGACGCATCCGGCCTTGAGTCCTATGACGGCATCGCCATCACCGGCTCGGCCTTGCATGTCTATGATCGCGGGCCGCACATCGAACCGCAGATCGAATTGACGCGCGCGGCGTTCGAGACCTCGACGCCGCTGTTCGGAAGCTGCTGGGGGCTGCAGGTCATCACGACGGCGGCCGGCGGCAGCGTGCGGCGGAATCCGAGGGGCCGCGAGATCGGCTTCGGCCGCCGAATCCGCCTGACGACGTCAGGCCGCGGCCATCCCATCTTCGCCGGCAAGGATGAAGTCTTCGACGCCGTCACCATCCATCTCGACGAAGTCGAGACGCTGGCCCCCAATCAGCGGGTGCTGGCGATGAACGCCGTGTCCGGGGTGCAGGCGGCCGAGATCAAGGTCAATGGCTGTACCGCCTGGGGCGTTCAATATCATCCCGAATATACGCTGGCCGACATCGCCGCGAGCTTCCGCCGCCACGGCAAAAGGCTGATCGAAGAAAGGTTCTTCAACGACAATGACGAGGTGCTAGATTATTCCGCCGACGTCGCGGCGTTGAACGAAAAACCTCATGACAAGCCGCTGGCGTGGAAACTGGGGCTGGATGCAACAGTACTCGACAAGAACGTTCGAACGCGCGAAGTTCGCAACTGGATTCATCATCAGGTGCTGCCGACGCGCAGCAGGCGCGGACGGGAGTGACGCTTGGATTTCGGCGGGCGTAGCGTTGTCGTCACGGGCGGGACTGGCGCCCTCGGCAATGCTGTCGTCGACGCCTTGATCGCGCACAACGCCGTCTGTCATATCCCGTCTCATGTCAGCGAGGATACGAGCCCGCAGCGGCAGGGCGCGCGGATCTATCCCGGCATCGAACTGGCCGACCAGGATCAAGTCGATGCGTTCTATGCCAACATTGGGCCGATCTGGGCCTCGATCCATCTGGCGGGCGGCTTTGCCGCCAAGCCGATCGCCAAGACCGACAAGGCGCATCTGCTAGCTCAGCTCGACACCAATCTCATCAGCTGCTTCCTGTGCTGCCGCGCGGCGCTCAAGGGAATGCCGCAAGGCGGCCGCATTGTGAATGTCGCCGCCCGTCCGGCTCTGGAGCCACGCACCGGTGCGGGCATGACGGTCTATACAATCGCCAAATCCGGCGTCGCCGCGCTCACGATGGCGCTGGCGGAAGAAGTGGCCAAGGACGGTGTTCTTGTGAATGCGATCGCCCCGTCGATCATGGATACCCCTGCCAACCGTAAAGCGATGCCGAAAGCCGATCATGACCATTGGCCAAAAGTCGAAGAGGTCGCGGCGACGATCCTTTTCCTCGCATCGCCGGACAATCTTGTCACACGCGGCGCCATCGTACCGGTCTATGGACGGTCGTGATGGCTCTGGCTGGCGCCGGGTCTTCATCTACGTAGCAATACGCCCGCAGCACGACGTCGGGCGGCAAGAACTTCATTGGAGGAGTTATGACTT
The genomic region above belongs to Pseudorhodoplanes sinuspersici and contains:
- a CDS encoding glycerol-3-phosphate dehydrogenase, which codes for MADFDLAIIGGGINGAGLARDAAGRGLRVLLVEQADLASGTSSASTKLIHGGLRYLEHGAFLLVREALKEREVLLRNAPHIIRPMRFLLPPQSEMRSPLWLRLGLFIYDHLGGRKILPATQVVDLTHNVLGEPLKRAYDFGFLYSDCWVDDARLVVLNALDAAERGATIRTRTKCVRAERSDIWRLVLNTRGASESITARALVNAAGPWVGLVAETVVRVEGPPRVRLVKGSHIVVQRLFDHHTAYIFQNPDRRVVFALPYERDFTLIGTTDENFKGDPAAAAPSAGEIAYLCETASRYFRNPVTPADIVHAFAGVRSLYDDGSKKPEDVTRDYHLDFDKSYGNAPLLTIYGGKITTYRKLAEAAMKKLAHVFEPTRPWTATAPLPGGMFPYNGIDAQVAQLRRRWPFVDEDHALRLVRAYGTRASDGLGEAKRYEDLGQRFGTDLTEAEVRYLMMREWAMDADDVLWRRSKLGLRFSDSERAALQRYMTQHAALKAAE
- a CDS encoding SDR family NAD(P)-dependent oxidoreductase, which encodes MDFGGRSVVVTGGTGALGNAVVDALIAHNAVCHIPSHVSEDTSPQRQGARIYPGIELADQDQVDAFYANIGPIWASIHLAGGFAAKPIAKTDKAHLLAQLDTNLISCFLCCRAALKGMPQGGRIVNVAARPALEPRTGAGMTVYTIAKSGVAALTMALAEEVAKDGVLVNAIAPSIMDTPANRKAMPKADHDHWPKVEEVAATILFLASPDNLVTRGAIVPVYGRS
- a CDS encoding type 1 glutamine amidotransferase gives rise to the protein MPAPRLLVIEGNTSDGRALLKAAGGEAPSEGYANLLREFLPQATIDICYPADPGANLPDASGLESYDGIAITGSALHVYDRGPHIEPQIELTRAAFETSTPLFGSCWGLQVITTAAGGSVRRNPRGREIGFGRRIRLTTSGRGHPIFAGKDEVFDAVTIHLDEVETLAPNQRVLAMNAVSGVQAAEIKVNGCTAWGVQYHPEYTLADIAASFRRHGKRLIEERFFNDNDEVLDYSADVAALNEKPHDKPLAWKLGLDATVLDKNVRTREVRNWIHHQVLPTRSRRGRE